The Naumannella cuiyingiana DNA window CACCACCAGGTGCCGCCGCCCGCATCGTCGGGCTCGTCGGCGCTCGCGTCGAAGCCGTGGATCCAAGCCAGGTGGCGATCGAAGGCGCCCGCTTGCGCCAGGCGCGCGTTTCGCCGGTCGGCGCGCGGGCCGGGCGGCAGGTGCAGCACGTCGGCGGCGGTGATCGAGGCGTACTGAACCTTGCGGGTACGCCCGCGCCGCAAACGCTCGTAGGCCGCGCGGGCGTGATCGAGATCGGTATGGGCGCCGAGTTGGTCGGCCAGCACGATGGCGTCCTCGATGGACTGGTTCGCGCCCTGACCGTGGTGCGGCACGAGCGCGTGGGCCGCGTCGCCGAGCAGGGTGATCCGGCCCCGGCTCCAGCGCGACAGCGGCGGCCGGTGGTAGAGCGCCCAGCGCTCGGTGACGCCGACGGCGCCGATCAGCTGCCGCACCGCCGGATGCCAGTCGGCGAAGTCCGCGAGATGTGACCCGTCGTCGATCCCGGCGACCCACGTCTCGTGCGGCCAGGGGATGCCTTCGCGGCGTACCAACAAGAAGTTGTGCGCTCCGCCGCCGATCGGGTAGTGCAGCAGGTGCCCGCCGGCGCCCATCCAGAACTGGATCGCGCCCGGGTCCGGCAGTTGCGACAACAGCTCGGGGCCGACGATCCCGCGGGTGCCGGTGCAACCAGAGAAGAGCGTGTCGTCGTAGCCGAGCAGTAGCCGGCGCACGGTCGACCGCGCGCCGTCGGCGCCGATCACCAGGTCGGCGTTCGCCGTCGAACCGTCGGCGAACTCGAGCACCGCCTCCGTCGAGGTCTCCCGGATTCCGGTCAGGCGACGACCGAGATGGAGCCCGTCGGTGCCGAACGCGCCGGACAGGGCGGCCTGCAGGTCGGCGCGGTGAATGCCCACGTACGGCGCGCCGAACCGGCGGCGGTAGTCCGCCCGGTCGCCGAGGCGGGCGATCACCCGGCCGTCGAGCCCGTCGCGGAAGATCAGCGTCTCGACCTCGGCCCAGCTCCGGGCAAGTTGATCACCCAGCTCGAGACGGCCCTCGTAGAAGCGGGTCGCATTCGCCGACAGCGCCACCGCCGCCCCGATCTCGCGCAGTTGGGTCGTCTGTTCGTGGATGGTCACGTCGAACCCGCGCCGCCGCAGGTCGATTCCGAGGGTCAGGCCGCCGATGCCGGCACCGATGATCGCGATCTGGGGACTGCGGGTCATGCTGCGGACTCCTTCGTCCTCGTTTGCGGGTGTACGCGGTTTGCGGGTGTACGCCGACGCTAGGGCGGCGCGACGGGCATCGCTTCGGCCTCGTGTGGGAACCTTGAGGCCGCCAGTTCCGACACTGTGTCGGAGTGATCGGGCGGACGGTTGGAGGGGCCACGGTGGCCGAGGTGGGCGCGAGCCTGGACGATCTGCTGCAGGATCTGTCCGAGGAGGTGGGGCGCCGGCTGGTGCTGCTGGACGACGACCTGTGCGTGGTGGGCTACTCCATCCACGAGTCCGACGAGGACCGCGAACGGCTCGGCCAGGTGCTCGCGCACAGCGACTCGTGGGCCAGGCCGTCGGTGGCGGCCGGCGGGTGGCGCGTCCGCAACATTCCCCAGCTCGGCCGGGTGCTGTTCGCGCCGGTCGATGATCAACAACGACGGGTCGGCCATCTGATCACCGTCCTTCGGCCGGCCGAGTCCCCGGAGGGCGCCGACCTGGCGCCGCTGCTCGCGGGGGCGGCGCGGCTGGGCCCGCCGCTCGGTCTGCGGGCATTGCGCGGCGACGAGCGGCGCGGGGCGGCAGCGCGGTTGCTCGATGAGCTGTTCGCGGCGGATGAGGGGCGGCGGTCCGGGGCGGCCGCCGCGCTGATCGACCAGGGGCTGCTCGGTGGATCCGGACACTATTGCGCGGTCGCGCTCGGTGCGCCGCCCGGAGGTGAGGGGGCCGGGACACGGACGACCCTGGCGGTGCGGCTGACCGTGGACTTCGTCGCGCGCACCTCGACCGCGTCGGTGGCCGGTGGCGTGCTCGGGGACGGTGTCGGGGTGCTGGTCTTTCCTCGGCCGGTCGTCGCCGAGCGCTTGGGCCGGATCCTCGGCAGGCCCGAGCTTGCCGGCGTCCGCGCCGGGATCGGCCCGGTGGTCGGCACGTTGGGGGAGGTGCCGCGATCGTTCGCCCGGGCCCGGGCCGCCTGGCGTGCGGCGTACCTCGCTGCCGACCGGCATCCGGTGGTGCTGAACTGGGTCGACGCCGGGCTGGACGGCGTGCTGGCGATGCTGCCGCTCGAGGACATCGGCGCCGATGATCTTGGACCGCCGATCCGACGGCTGCTGGCCGAGCCGCGGTCGGCCGCCATGATCGAGACGCTGGAGGCCTATCTCGCCGCGGGCGGGGATGCGCGCGCGACCGCGCGAGTGCTGTGCATCCATCGGTCGACGCTGTACTACCGGTTGGGCCGGATCCGCACCGTCGTGGGAGTGGAGCTGTCCGACGGTGGCGTACGCGGCGAGCTGCAGGGGGGTCTACGACTGGCCCGGCTCGCCGGGCTGATCGGTGGCGCGCGCTGATCGCGTCATCGGTGGCGGGAATCCTGCGCATCCTGTCCCGAACGGTGGTGGCGCACTCACCAGGGGCACCGCTTCGATATTGATCATGAAGCGGGCACTTGTCGTGATCGATGTCCAGGAGTCCTTCCGTCAGTTGCCGCGGTGGCGCGCGGTGTCCACGGCGGACATCGTCGAGCGGACGGTTCGGCTG harbors:
- a CDS encoding FAD-dependent monooxygenase; amino-acid sequence: MTRSPQIAIIGAGIGGLTLGIDLRRRGFDVTIHEQTTQLREIGAAVALSANATRFYEGRLELGDQLARSWAEVETLIFRDGLDGRVIARLGDRADYRRRFGAPYVGIHRADLQAALSGAFGTDGLHLGRRLTGIRETSTEAVLEFADGSTANADLVIGADGARSTVRRLLLGYDDTLFSGCTGTRGIVGPELLSQLPDPGAIQFWMGAGGHLLHYPIGGGAHNFLLVRREGIPWPHETWVAGIDDGSHLADFADWHPAVRQLIGAVGVTERWALYHRPPLSRWSRGRITLLGDAAHALVPHHGQGANQSIEDAIVLADQLGAHTDLDHARAAYERLRRGRTRKVQYASITAADVLHLPPGPRADRRNARLAQAGAFDRHLAWIHGFDASADEPDDAGGGTWW
- a CDS encoding helix-turn-helix domain-containing protein, whose protein sequence is MAEVGASLDDLLQDLSEEVGRRLVLLDDDLCVVGYSIHESDEDRERLGQVLAHSDSWARPSVAAGGWRVRNIPQLGRVLFAPVDDQQRRVGHLITVLRPAESPEGADLAPLLAGAARLGPPLGLRALRGDERRGAAARLLDELFAADEGRRSGAAAALIDQGLLGGSGHYCAVALGAPPGGEGAGTRTTLAVRLTVDFVARTSTASVAGGVLGDGVGVLVFPRPVVAERLGRILGRPELAGVRAGIGPVVGTLGEVPRSFARARAAWRAAYLAADRHPVVLNWVDAGLDGVLAMLPLEDIGADDLGPPIRRLLAEPRSAAMIETLEAYLAAGGDARATARVLCIHRSTLYYRLGRIRTVVGVELSDGGVRGELQGGLRLARLAGLIGGAR